One window of the Flavobacteriaceae bacterium YJPT1-3 genome contains the following:
- the gdhA gene encoding NADP-specific glutamate dehydrogenase, with the protein MTEKIKDFVKSVEKNNPNEPEFLQAVHEVAETVIPFIEKNPKYQNKKLLERMVEPERVILFRVPWVDDSGEIQVNKGYRIEFNSAIGPYKGGLRFHPTVNLSILKFLGFEQVFKNSLTSLPMGGGKGGSDFNPRDKSDAEVMRFCQSFMSELFRHIGPNTDVPAGDIGVGGREIGYMFGQYKRLQNEFTGVLTGKGLSYGGSKIRPEATGYGNVYFMKYMLKTRGEKIAGKTVAISGSGNVAQFAAEKAIQLGAKILTMSDSGGYIYDESGINTEKLNFIMDLKNNKRGRIQEYVDQYPDAKFHEGKRPWEVKCDIALPCATQNELEKEGAEMLVKNGVIGVGEGANMPSTPEAIEVFLKAKILFSPGKASNAGGVATSGLEMSQNSLRYNWSAEEVDQKLHEIMHDIHKACVEYGTQDDGFVDYVQGANIAGFVKVADAMLAQGVV; encoded by the coding sequence ATGACCGAAAAAATTAAAGATTTCGTCAAGTCGGTTGAGAAAAACAACCCGAATGAACCTGAATTTCTTCAGGCAGTTCACGAAGTTGCTGAAACGGTAATTCCGTTTATCGAAAAAAATCCAAAGTATCAGAATAAGAAACTATTGGAGCGCATGGTGGAGCCCGAGCGTGTAATCCTCTTTCGCGTTCCCTGGGTGGATGACAGTGGTGAAATACAAGTTAATAAAGGATATCGTATTGAATTTAACTCAGCCATCGGACCTTATAAAGGAGGACTGCGTTTTCATCCAACGGTAAACCTGAGCATTTTGAAATTCTTAGGCTTTGAACAGGTGTTTAAAAACAGTTTGACTTCCTTACCTATGGGAGGTGGAAAAGGAGGCTCTGACTTTAATCCCAGAGATAAGAGCGATGCTGAGGTGATGCGTTTTTGTCAGAGCTTTATGAGCGAATTGTTTCGCCATATCGGTCCAAATACCGATGTTCCCGCGGGAGACATTGGAGTGGGCGGCCGTGAAATAGGATATATGTTTGGCCAATACAAACGGCTGCAAAACGAATTTACGGGAGTGTTAACCGGCAAGGGATTGTCTTACGGAGGTTCTAAGATCAGACCGGAAGCTACCGGATACGGAAATGTGTATTTTATGAAGTACATGCTCAAGACCCGAGGAGAAAAGATCGCGGGTAAAACCGTAGCGATTTCTGGATCAGGGAATGTTGCTCAATTTGCCGCTGAAAAAGCCATTCAATTGGGAGCAAAAATCCTGACCATGTCAGATTCCGGAGGATATATCTATGATGAAAGTGGAATAAACACAGAGAAACTGAACTTCATCATGGATTTGAAAAACAATAAGAGGGGGCGTATTCAGGAATACGTCGATCAGTATCCAGATGCGAAGTTTCACGAGGGGAAACGCCCTTGGGAAGTAAAGTGCGACATCGCATTGCCTTGTGCCACTCAGAATGAATTGGAGAAAGAAGGGGCAGAAATGCTGGTGAAGAATGGAGTAATCGGTGTAGGCGAGGGAGCCAATATGCCTTCAACCCCAGAAGCAATTGAGGTGTTCTTAAAAGCTAAGATCTTATTCTCACCGGGTAAAGCCTCTAATGCAGGAGGGGTAGCAACTTCCGGACTGGAAATGTCCCAAAACAGTCTTCGATACAACTGGTCTGCCGAAGAAGTTGATCAAAAACTGCATGAGATCATGCACGACATCCATAAAGCGTGTGTTGAGTATGGAACCCAGGACGACGGATTTGTGGATTATGTGCAAGGGGCGAATATCGCAGGCTTTGTGAAAGTGGCTGATGCTATGCTTGCACAGGGTGTAGTATAA
- a CDS encoding CAP domain-containing protein, with protein MKKYIGASRTSIVLVLFLFIFSTACESDDLIDLNPDSEIVDPPDDPSQEEEPAQEEEPTDEEGQEEQPSNQEESEDLELDTAFSSAVNDAINEYRKVQGLPPMEEDVFAQDLALEHTRYMIEQNSISHDQFSARAEQLFAVGASAVAENVAFGYANPQAFVRAWLDSPGHKANIVGNYTHSGVAVVKNAAGRYYATQLFVSYH; from the coding sequence ATGAAAAAGTACATAGGTGCTTCCCGCACTTCTATAGTCCTAGTCCTATTTTTATTTATTTTTTCCACCGCCTGTGAATCTGATGATCTGATCGATCTGAATCCTGATTCCGAAATTGTCGACCCTCCGGATGATCCGTCACAGGAAGAAGAACCTGCTCAAGAAGAAGAGCCTACCGATGAAGAAGGCCAAGAAGAGCAGCCTTCCAATCAGGAAGAATCTGAAGATCTCGAACTGGATACCGCATTCAGCAGTGCTGTGAATGATGCCATCAATGAGTACCGCAAGGTACAGGGACTCCCTCCCATGGAAGAAGATGTTTTCGCTCAGGATCTTGCCCTGGAGCACACTCGATATATGATCGAGCAAAACAGCATCAGTCATGATCAGTTTTCAGCTCGTGCAGAACAGCTTTTTGCCGTAGGAGCTTCCGCAGTAGCGGAGAATGTAGCTTTTGGCTACGCCAATCCTCAAGCCTTTGTGCGTGCCTGGCTCGACAGCCCGGGGCACAAGGCCAATATTGTGGGCAACTATACCCATAGCGGCGTGGCCGTGGTCAAGAATGCAGCCGGACGCTATTACGCTACCCAACTCTTTGTGAGTTACCATTAA
- a CDS encoding two-component regulator propeller domain-containing protein has translation MSTSYPKLIFYVLVLLISAGRTPAIAQDFSEDWTGFFSYNTIKDLSYGDGRLYAGAESAVFSYDLSTQQLVTFSTINGLAGQDVSNIYYSPTIATLFVGYANGVIDIVREGQEVFTVVDILNQPAIAPTAKSINHLMEYEGVLYMSTNFGISLYELDALEFDDSYFIGDNGDELEVRQTTVLGDYIYAATSSGIRRALVGNDNTIDFANWETVQSGSWSAVLAVGQELAAVDAGNTLYRSDGINFNTVNVLDGPLNDLSIQEDGFTLSTPNTVQVFDANFQVIIDQGINSEFPQPYSAVLSADGFLFSGTNGAGVLLSTLSAPEDVVQVLPEGPSRNNAFALEAIPGELWTVYGDYNVDYNPFPLTQFGLSHFIEGSGWTNYTYTEALSANNMVNITINPENPQEVYISSYNSGLLQVLDRTPIQLFDETNSALSDIPVNPTDVRINGAAFDREGNLWMTNSQVENALARKSPADDFQGFSVAEVIPDFDRENGYGPLVIDRQGNVYFGASNSGLIGYDPQGSRWARVAGDDNGANLPVDDVRALALDNRGTLWIGTTQGLRLLFAPASMFSETVETTAIIILDDGIPAELLNDQSITDIVVDGSNNKWVATAASGVFYFSANGQETLARFDNSNSPLPSNNVQDISIDDADGTVYFATNRGIVSFRGSATAAADDLSNLRAFPNPVRPGFSGLVTIDGLTTRANVKITDIEGNLVYEAVSEGGSIQWDTTAFGRHKVASGVYLILVTGEDAVETKVAKLMIVR, from the coding sequence TTGAGTACTTCTTATCCAAAATTGATTTTTTATGTACTTGTACTTTTAATAAGTGCAGGTAGAACGCCCGCTATTGCTCAGGATTTCTCTGAGGATTGGACCGGTTTTTTTTCGTACAATACTATTAAAGACCTTTCCTACGGTGATGGTCGATTGTATGCCGGAGCGGAAAGTGCTGTATTTTCTTATGACCTGTCCACACAGCAATTAGTTACCTTTTCTACGATCAATGGCCTCGCTGGTCAAGATGTTAGCAATATTTACTACAGTCCCACCATTGCAACCCTTTTTGTGGGTTACGCCAATGGAGTCATCGATATTGTCAGAGAAGGACAGGAGGTATTTACGGTGGTGGATATTCTTAACCAGCCGGCAATCGCGCCCACGGCGAAAAGTATTAATCACCTTATGGAATACGAAGGGGTGCTTTATATGTCCACAAACTTTGGTATCTCCTTATACGAATTGGATGCTCTTGAATTTGATGACTCGTATTTCATTGGAGATAATGGCGATGAATTGGAGGTACGACAGACCACCGTTTTGGGCGACTATATTTATGCGGCCACCAGCTCCGGGATACGACGAGCCCTGGTGGGGAATGACAATACGATCGATTTTGCCAATTGGGAGACGGTACAATCCGGTTCCTGGAGTGCCGTTTTAGCGGTAGGGCAAGAATTGGCAGCCGTTGATGCAGGGAATACCTTATACCGTTCGGACGGTATTAATTTTAATACGGTTAATGTGCTCGATGGCCCACTAAATGATCTAAGCATACAAGAAGACGGATTTACGCTCAGTACGCCCAATACCGTGCAGGTTTTTGATGCTAATTTTCAAGTGATCATCGACCAGGGTATCAATTCCGAATTTCCGCAACCCTACTCAGCGGTGCTTAGTGCAGACGGCTTCCTATTTTCCGGAACCAATGGTGCCGGAGTACTCCTCAGTACCCTATCGGCTCCTGAGGATGTAGTTCAGGTGTTGCCGGAAGGGCCGTCTCGAAATAATGCTTTTGCTTTGGAAGCGATTCCCGGAGAACTCTGGACGGTTTACGGAGATTATAATGTGGACTACAATCCCTTTCCGTTAACTCAATTTGGCCTGAGCCACTTTATTGAGGGTTCCGGATGGACCAATTATACTTATACCGAAGCTTTATCAGCCAATAATATGGTCAACATCACCATCAATCCCGAAAATCCACAGGAGGTATACATCAGCTCTTACAACTCGGGATTGTTACAGGTGCTCGACCGTACACCCATCCAATTGTTTGATGAGACCAACAGTGCGCTGAGCGATATTCCGGTCAATCCTACAGATGTACGTATCAATGGGGCTGCCTTTGATCGGGAGGGAAATCTATGGATGACCAACAGCCAGGTGGAGAATGCGCTTGCGCGAAAATCGCCTGCCGATGATTTTCAAGGCTTTTCAGTGGCTGAGGTAATCCCTGATTTTGATCGGGAAAACGGATACGGCCCTTTGGTGATCGACCGCCAGGGGAATGTATATTTTGGGGCCAGCAATAGCGGACTGATCGGCTACGACCCGCAAGGATCCCGATGGGCCCGGGTGGCCGGAGATGACAACGGGGCGAATCTCCCGGTGGACGATGTGCGAGCACTCGCTCTGGACAATCGAGGAACGCTCTGGATAGGAACCACTCAAGGTCTGAGACTGTTATTCGCTCCGGCCAGTATGTTTTCTGAAACGGTGGAAACCACAGCCATCATTATCCTGGACGACGGTATCCCTGCCGAACTACTGAACGATCAAAGCATCACCGACATCGTGGTGGATGGTTCCAACAATAAATGGGTGGCCACGGCCGCCAGCGGAGTGTTCTATTTTTCAGCCAATGGCCAGGAAACCCTCGCCCGTTTTGATAATTCCAATTCGCCACTCCCGTCCAATAACGTCCAGGATATTAGTATAGACGACGCTGACGGGACCGTGTACTTTGCCACCAATCGCGGTATTGTTTCCTTTCGCGGAAGCGCTACGGCAGCGGCTGACGATCTCAGCAACCTAAGAGCGTTTCCCAATCCGGTACGACCCGGCTTTAGTGGCCTGGTGACCATAGATGGCCTCACTACAAGAGCCAATGTCAAGATTACCGATATCGAAGGAAATCTGGTCTATGAAGCGGTCTCTGAAGGAGGGAGTATTCAATGGGATACCACGGCTTTTGGAAGGCATAAGGTGGCCTCAGGCGTGTATTTGATACTGGTGACCGGAGAAGATGCTGTTGAGACTAAAGTGGCTAAACTCATGATCGTGCGCTAA
- the recO gene encoding DNA repair protein RecO, producing MLVNTPAIVISTLKYGEADLIARCYTLSSGLKSYLLRGILKSRKGKLRTAMFQPLTQLEIEAFHKDKGTLERIREAKVLQPYQTLHTDVVKTSIVMFLSEVLRLAIQEEEQNERLYHFLAHGFQWLDTHDRIANFHLFFLLQLTQYLGFYPDDSESNFPAFNLEAGQFVPEDSSPLTIGLEETTTLKLLLGINFDDLEHVKLNQHQRARFLNVLIEYYMLHLHGFKKPRSLAVLQSIFH from the coding sequence ATGCTCGTAAATACCCCAGCCATAGTGATTTCGACCCTCAAATACGGGGAAGCCGATCTGATCGCTCGTTGTTATACCTTATCCTCCGGACTCAAATCGTACTTATTGCGGGGCATCCTCAAGTCGCGGAAAGGCAAGTTACGTACGGCCATGTTCCAGCCCTTGACCCAGCTAGAGATTGAGGCCTTTCACAAAGACAAGGGTACATTGGAACGCATACGGGAGGCCAAAGTGCTACAGCCGTATCAGACCCTGCATACCGATGTGGTCAAGACCTCCATCGTGATGTTTCTTAGCGAAGTACTGCGCTTAGCCATACAGGAGGAAGAACAAAATGAGCGGTTGTATCATTTCCTGGCTCATGGGTTCCAATGGCTGGATACGCACGACCGCATCGCCAACTTTCATTTGTTCTTTTTGTTACAATTGACCCAATATTTGGGCTTCTATCCGGATGACTCTGAAAGCAACTTCCCAGCCTTTAATTTAGAGGCCGGACAGTTTGTGCCGGAAGACTCTTCTCCCCTCACCATAGGTTTGGAGGAAACCACTACCCTAAAGTTGCTTTTGGGCATAAATTTTGATGATTTAGAGCACGTAAAACTAAACCAACATCAGCGTGCTCGGTTTCTGAACGTGCTAATCGAATACTATATGTTACATTTGCACGGTTTCAAAAAACCGCGTTCGCTCGCTGTGCTCCAATCAATATTTCACTAA
- a CDS encoding TonB-dependent receptor translates to MRLQLSLLLVVLAFSLHAQKITVFDADSRMPLPGVAIYNPGKTTSAVTNFDGEADISAFAKAETLIFSEVAHRELRLTKAQIASYGYSVFLKADEQALSEVVLSVSKFAQNKREVPQKTIGLSPEDILLANPQTSADLLESSGQVYVQKSQLGGGSPLIRGFSTNRLLITLDGVRFNTAIFRGGNVQNVISIDPLTIARTEVLLGPGSVVYGSDAVGGVMNFYTQKPRFSFEEGTAFEVNTLARYATANQEKTGHVDFNAGTKEWGFLTSVSYSDFEDLRMGSHGPDDYLRRQYAARINGEDVVLNNDDPEVQIPTGFQQLHLMQKVRYMPSSIWDFNLGLHYSTTSDYPRYDRLTRTQDGVLRSAEWYYGPQNWFMGNLQINKKGFGLLYDRMQLTAAYQLFEESRNDRDFGDVLLFETDEQVDAYSLGLDFTRDFRNKSNKLYYGLEYVYNRVSSNGQQTNILNGNRMPGASRYPDGSSWQSMAAYASGQFKLSRKLNLQGGLRYNHILLDADFSESPFYDFPFDEANISTGNLTGSLGVAWQVNNTLAWKLNLSTAFRAPNIDDVGKIFDSEPGAVVVPNPDLKAEYAYNGDLGVLLNFEDVVQLDVAFFYTRLSDALVRRDFVLDGQTQIEYQGELSTVQAIQNTAQAEVYGLEAGMSIQFTEHWQLNSQLNITEGFEEQDNGDTAPLRHAAPLFGNTHLTWKRKAWKLDAFAEYNGQFSFDELAPSQQNNAFLYASDANGNPYAPRWYTLNLAAQYEWSPSLTLTTALENITDQRYRPYSSGISAPGRNLIVAIKYSL, encoded by the coding sequence ATGCGACTTCAGCTCAGCTTACTTTTAGTAGTGCTTGCCTTTTCTCTTCATGCTCAAAAGATTACGGTTTTTGATGCGGATAGCAGGATGCCTCTGCCCGGGGTAGCCATCTACAATCCGGGAAAGACCACCAGTGCGGTAACTAATTTTGATGGAGAAGCTGATATTTCTGCTTTCGCGAAAGCAGAAACGCTCATCTTTAGCGAGGTAGCCCACCGGGAGCTCCGCCTGACCAAAGCGCAGATCGCGTCTTACGGATATAGTGTTTTCCTTAAAGCCGATGAACAAGCTCTGAGTGAAGTGGTACTTTCTGTGTCTAAATTTGCTCAAAATAAACGCGAAGTCCCTCAAAAGACCATTGGACTGTCTCCGGAAGATATTTTACTTGCCAATCCACAAACCTCTGCAGATCTCTTGGAGAGTTCCGGGCAGGTTTACGTGCAGAAAAGTCAATTGGGTGGAGGTAGTCCGCTTATCCGTGGTTTTTCCACCAACCGCCTATTGATCACTCTGGACGGAGTTCGTTTCAATACCGCCATTTTTCGTGGTGGAAATGTACAGAACGTCATCTCTATCGATCCCTTGACCATTGCGCGCACTGAAGTTCTTTTGGGGCCTGGAAGTGTTGTGTACGGTAGTGATGCGGTAGGAGGTGTGATGAATTTCTATACTCAAAAACCGCGATTTTCTTTTGAAGAAGGGACCGCTTTTGAAGTGAATACCCTGGCGCGATACGCTACTGCCAACCAAGAAAAAACCGGTCACGTCGATTTCAATGCAGGCACCAAGGAATGGGGGTTTTTGACCAGTGTGAGTTATTCTGATTTTGAGGACCTGAGGATGGGAAGCCACGGCCCTGATGATTATCTCCGTAGGCAATATGCGGCCCGCATCAATGGGGAAGACGTAGTATTGAATAATGACGATCCGGAGGTGCAGATCCCTACAGGATTCCAGCAATTACACCTAATGCAGAAAGTACGCTATATGCCCAGCAGTATCTGGGATTTCAATCTGGGATTGCACTATAGCACCACTTCTGATTATCCACGTTACGATCGCCTCACCCGCACCCAGGATGGTGTATTGCGTTCGGCGGAGTGGTATTATGGACCCCAAAATTGGTTTATGGGTAATCTGCAGATCAACAAAAAAGGCTTCGGGCTGCTTTATGACCGTATGCAGCTTACCGCTGCCTATCAACTTTTTGAAGAGAGTCGCAATGACCGGGATTTTGGAGATGTTCTTTTGTTTGAAACGGATGAGCAGGTAGATGCTTACTCTTTAGGCCTTGATTTTACCCGTGATTTCAGAAATAAGAGTAATAAACTCTACTACGGACTGGAATACGTATACAACCGAGTGAGTTCCAACGGACAACAAACCAACATTCTTAATGGCAATAGGATGCCCGGAGCTTCGCGCTATCCCGACGGATCTTCCTGGCAATCGATGGCGGCTTATGCCAGCGGACAGTTTAAGCTTTCGCGAAAGCTCAATCTGCAAGGCGGACTGCGATACAATCACATTCTATTGGATGCCGATTTCAGTGAATCCCCTTTTTATGATTTTCCTTTTGATGAGGCCAATATCAGTACCGGAAATCTGACCGGAAGCCTTGGCGTGGCCTGGCAGGTCAACAATACACTCGCCTGGAAACTCAACCTTTCTACCGCCTTTCGCGCTCCCAATATTGATGATGTGGGGAAGATCTTTGATTCTGAACCGGGCGCTGTGGTCGTGCCTAACCCTGATCTAAAAGCAGAGTATGCGTACAACGGAGACCTGGGGGTTTTGCTCAATTTTGAAGATGTGGTACAGCTGGATGTGGCCTTCTTTTATACCCGGCTTTCTGATGCGCTGGTGCGTAGAGATTTTGTGCTGGATGGACAGACCCAAATTGAATATCAGGGCGAGCTAAGCACTGTGCAGGCTATACAGAATACCGCTCAGGCGGAAGTCTATGGTTTGGAGGCGGGAATGTCCATACAATTCACTGAGCATTGGCAGCTCAATTCTCAACTCAACATCACCGAAGGCTTTGAAGAACAGGATAATGGAGATACCGCCCCTTTACGTCATGCCGCCCCTTTGTTTGGAAATACCCATTTGACCTGGAAACGCAAAGCCTGGAAGTTGGATGCTTTCGCAGAATATAACGGCCAATTCTCCTTTGATGAATTAGCGCCGAGTCAGCAAAACAACGCTTTTCTGTACGCCTCAGATGCCAATGGGAATCCTTATGCCCCACGCTGGTACACCCTGAATTTGGCCGCACAGTATGAATGGAGCCCCTCACTTACGCTGACTACCGCGCTGGAAAATATTACCGATCAACGGTATCGGCCCTATTCATCGGGTATTTCAGCTCCGGGACGCAATTTGATCGTCGCGATCAAGTATAGTTTGTAA
- the ileS gene encoding isoleucine--tRNA ligase, with protein sequence MSAPFKEYQQLDLPQVAEEVLAFWKSKAIFEKSVSTREGKEPFIFFEGPPSANGMPGVHHVLARAIKDIFPRYKTMKGYQVKRKAGWDTHGLPIELGVEKELGITKEDIGTKISVEDYNEACKKAVMRYTDVWNDLTEKMGYWVDMEDPYITYKSKYMESVWWLLQQIYDKGLMYKGYTIQPYSPKAGTGLSSHELNQPGTYQDVTDTTVTAQFKVVKNQRFADSPLAAFEGEHYLLAWTTTPWTLPSNTALTVGKKIDYVLIDTYNQYTYEPIKVVIAKALIQKQLGKNYAPVDGANEVAAYEAGDKKIPYRILTTMQGADLLELRYEPVIDYVQPHEHAEHAWRVISGDFVTTEDGTGIVHTAPTFGADDALVAKQANPEIPPMLVKDEQDNLVPLVDLQGRFRPEMKEFGGKYVKNEYCADGEAPEKSIDVELAIKLKTENKAFKVEKYVHSYPNCWRTDKPILYYPLDSWFIKITDVKARMHELNQQINWKPKATGEGRFGNWLANANDWNLSRSRYWGIPLPIWRTEDRKEERCIGSVAELKAAMEEAVAAGHMDRNIYEEFAPGDMTEANYEQVDLHKNIVDQIVLVSPSGQPMYREPDLIDVWFDSGSMPTAQWHYPFENKEKVEQSWRKADFIAEGVDQTRGWFYTMHAIATMIFDDIAYKNVVSNGLVLDKNGQKMSKRLGNAVDPFTTLATYGPDATRWYMISNANPWDNLKFDLEGIVEVQRKFFGTLYNTYSFLALYANLDEFTYAEDEIPLADRPEIDRWILSALHTLIGEVDQYYAAYEPTKATRAISDFVQEHLSNWFVRLSRRRYWKGSYGPDKISAYQTLYTCLITVAKLGAPVAPFYMERLYRDLNAVVAHPDTESVHLTQFPEQDEQMINTVLERKMKKAQTISSLVLSLRAKEKIKVRQPLQRIMIPVLDDHQRQEIEAVADLIKSEVNVKQIELIDDASGILVKQIKPNFKVLGPRFGKDMKLIAKAINDLDQEDIAEIEQQGALVLEISGKSITLEQADVEITSQDIEGWLVATGDGMTVALDVTIDDDLRKEGVARELVNRIQNLRKDSGFEVTDRIDVQVQKDGTVEEAIRDNLEYIKHETLTASLNFAEELSQGTEIVFDEVQTKLLITKH encoded by the coding sequence ATGAGCGCACCTTTTAAAGAATATCAACAGTTGGATTTACCACAAGTGGCAGAAGAAGTGCTGGCCTTTTGGAAGTCCAAGGCTATTTTTGAAAAAAGTGTATCGACCCGCGAAGGAAAGGAACCTTTTATATTCTTTGAAGGGCCTCCTTCTGCCAATGGGATGCCCGGGGTTCATCACGTTTTAGCCCGAGCCATCAAAGACATCTTTCCGCGGTACAAAACGATGAAGGGTTATCAGGTAAAACGTAAAGCCGGATGGGATACGCACGGGTTGCCTATAGAATTAGGCGTGGAAAAAGAGCTGGGCATCACCAAAGAAGACATCGGCACCAAGATCAGTGTTGAGGACTACAACGAGGCCTGTAAAAAAGCGGTCATGCGCTACACAGACGTCTGGAATGACCTGACGGAAAAGATGGGTTACTGGGTGGATATGGAGGACCCTTACATCACTTACAAATCCAAATACATGGAAAGTGTATGGTGGTTGCTCCAACAGATCTATGACAAGGGATTGATGTATAAGGGCTACACCATTCAGCCCTATTCGCCCAAGGCCGGAACAGGTTTGAGCTCCCATGAACTCAATCAGCCGGGAACGTATCAGGATGTAACCGATACCACGGTAACGGCTCAATTCAAGGTGGTTAAGAACCAGCGCTTTGCGGATTCCCCATTAGCCGCTTTCGAGGGAGAACATTACCTGCTGGCCTGGACCACCACGCCCTGGACGCTGCCTTCCAATACCGCTTTAACCGTTGGAAAGAAGATCGATTATGTACTTATCGATACCTACAATCAGTACACCTACGAACCCATCAAAGTGGTCATCGCCAAGGCCTTGATTCAAAAACAATTGGGCAAGAATTATGCTCCTGTTGATGGGGCCAATGAAGTAGCTGCTTATGAAGCTGGTGACAAAAAGATTCCCTATCGCATACTCACTACCATGCAGGGCGCTGATCTTCTGGAACTGCGCTACGAGCCCGTTATTGATTATGTGCAGCCTCATGAGCACGCTGAGCATGCCTGGCGGGTGATCTCCGGAGACTTCGTTACCACCGAAGACGGTACCGGGATTGTCCATACTGCACCTACCTTTGGTGCTGATGACGCCCTGGTAGCCAAACAGGCGAATCCCGAAATCCCGCCCATGTTGGTAAAAGACGAACAGGATAATTTGGTGCCCCTGGTGGATCTCCAAGGTCGTTTCCGTCCTGAAATGAAAGAGTTTGGCGGTAAATACGTCAAGAATGAATATTGTGCTGATGGTGAGGCTCCGGAGAAATCGATCGATGTTGAATTGGCGATCAAACTAAAGACCGAGAATAAGGCCTTTAAGGTGGAGAAATACGTACACAGCTATCCCAACTGCTGGCGTACCGATAAGCCTATTTTGTATTACCCACTCGATTCCTGGTTCATTAAGATCACCGATGTCAAAGCACGGATGCACGAACTCAATCAGCAGATCAATTGGAAACCCAAGGCCACAGGCGAAGGCCGATTTGGAAACTGGTTGGCCAACGCCAATGACTGGAACCTGTCCCGTTCGCGTTACTGGGGAATCCCATTACCTATCTGGCGAACGGAAGACCGCAAAGAGGAGCGTTGCATTGGAAGCGTGGCCGAATTAAAAGCAGCCATGGAAGAAGCGGTGGCCGCTGGTCATATGGATCGCAATATATACGAAGAATTTGCACCTGGAGATATGACCGAAGCGAATTACGAACAGGTGGATCTGCATAAGAATATAGTGGATCAGATCGTGCTGGTTTCTCCCTCCGGACAACCCATGTATCGCGAACCGGATCTGATCGACGTATGGTTTGATTCTGGATCTATGCCTACAGCTCAATGGCATTACCCTTTTGAAAATAAGGAAAAGGTAGAGCAGTCCTGGCGTAAGGCCGACTTTATCGCTGAGGGGGTAGATCAAACCCGTGGTTGGTTCTACACCATGCACGCGATCGCAACCATGATCTTTGATGATATTGCCTATAAGAATGTGGTGTCGAATGGATTGGTTTTAGACAAGAACGGACAAAAAATGTCTAAACGCCTGGGCAATGCTGTAGACCCTTTCACCACCTTGGCCACCTATGGGCCTGATGCTACGCGCTGGTACATGATCTCCAACGCCAATCCCTGGGATAATCTCAAATTTGATTTGGAAGGCATCGTTGAGGTACAGCGTAAATTTTTCGGTACCCTTTACAATACTTATTCTTTTTTAGCCTTGTATGCTAATTTGGATGAATTCACTTACGCGGAAGACGAAATCCCTTTAGCCGACCGACCAGAGATCGATCGATGGATCTTGTCTGCACTACACACCTTGATCGGTGAGGTTGATCAGTATTATGCCGCTTATGAACCCACCAAAGCCACGCGTGCGATATCCGATTTTGTTCAGGAGCATCTGAGCAACTGGTTTGTTCGCTTGAGTAGGAGAAGATACTGGAAAGGAAGTTACGGTCCGGATAAGATCTCTGCCTATCAAACCCTATACACCTGTCTGATCACGGTAGCTAAATTAGGGGCTCCCGTAGCTCCCTTCTATATGGAGCGACTTTATCGCGATCTAAACGCAGTGGTGGCGCATCCGGATACGGAGAGTGTGCATCTGACGCAATTTCCTGAGCAGGACGAACAGATGATCAATACCGTCTTGGAGCGAAAAATGAAGAAAGCACAGACAATTTCTTCTCTGGTTCTCTCGTTACGTGCTAAGGAAAAGATCAAAGTAAGACAGCCTTTACAACGGATCATGATCCCGGTACTGGACGATCACCAGCGACAGGAAATCGAAGCCGTAGCTGACCTCATAAAATCGGAGGTAAACGTCAAACAAATTGAATTGATCGATGATGCTTCCGGGATCCTGGTTAAACAGATCAAACCGAATTTTAAAGTGCTGGGTCCCCGTTTTGGGAAAGATATGAAGCTGATAGCGAAGGCGATCAATGATCTGGATCAGGAAGACATCGCTGAGATTGAGCAGCAAGGGGCATTAGTGCTTGAAATAAGCGGAAAAAGTATTACTTTGGAGCAAGCGGATGTAGAGATCACTTCTCAGGATATTGAAGGATGGTTGGTCGCTACCGGAGACGGAATGACCGTCGCCTTAGATGTAACTATTGACGATGATCTTCGCAAGGAAGGGGTCGCGCGAGAGTTGGTCAACCGGATTCAGAATTTGCGTAAGGACTCCGGATTTGAAGTAACAGATCGTATTGATGTGCAGGTGCAAAAGGACGGTACGGTAGAGGAGGCGATACGCGACAATCTGGAATACATCAAGCACGAAACGCTTACCGCGAGCCTTAATTTTGCGGAAGAACTAAGTCAGGGCACGGAAATTGTGTTCGATGAGGTACAAACTAAACTATTGATAACAAAACATTAA